Proteins encoded by one window of Sulfurospirillum barnesii SES-3:
- a CDS encoding GntP family permease, with protein sequence MLIVILLVAIGFIVLSTSKWKLHPFLALLIAAYGIAFSVGMKYAEIAKTITTGFGGILAYIGIVIVLGTIIGVVLEKSGAAVQMANVVLKVVGKRRPVLAMSIIGYIVSIPVFCDSGFVILNALKRSLVKQLKVSGVAMSVALATGLFATHTLVPPTPGPIAAAGNLMVGNLGFVIVVGLFISMFTMLAGYFWAMKQGKRYSSGEDLDVDLEKDVDVMAKYGELPSAFKSFAPIFIPVLLMAMESIVKLSFKASSDMLWYKVFVFLGNPANALFVGVLFASLLLPKWNEETLSGWVGEGIKSSGEILIITGAGGALGAVLKASGIGDYLGASLQTLSLGIFVPFIIAAALKTAQGSSTTALVVTSTIMYPLLASLGLDSEMGKVLTVMAIGAGALTVSHANDSFFWVVSRFSQMDVPTSYKAYTMATLVQGLVTISIVAIMSVIFL encoded by the coding sequence ATGCTTATCGTGATTTTGCTGGTAGCAATTGGCTTTATCGTGCTTTCAACAAGTAAATGGAAGTTACACCCTTTCCTTGCTTTGCTGATTGCAGCCTATGGCATTGCTTTTAGTGTGGGGATGAAATACGCAGAGATTGCAAAAACCATCACAACGGGTTTTGGTGGTATTTTGGCGTACATTGGTATTGTCATTGTGCTTGGAACCATCATTGGGGTGGTGCTTGAAAAAAGCGGTGCCGCCGTTCAAATGGCAAATGTTGTCTTAAAAGTGGTGGGTAAAAGGCGCCCTGTGCTTGCGATGTCCATCATTGGGTATATTGTCTCCATCCCTGTTTTTTGCGATAGTGGATTTGTCATTTTAAACGCACTCAAACGCTCCTTAGTTAAACAGCTTAAAGTCTCAGGTGTTGCGATGAGTGTGGCACTTGCCACAGGGCTTTTTGCCACACACACCCTCGTTCCACCCACCCCAGGCCCTATTGCTGCGGCAGGGAACCTCATGGTGGGAAATTTAGGCTTTGTCATTGTTGTTGGGCTTTTTATCTCGATGTTTACCATGCTAGCGGGTTATTTTTGGGCGATGAAACAAGGCAAACGCTATAGCAGTGGCGAAGACCTTGATGTGGATTTGGAAAAAGATGTTGATGTTATGGCAAAATACGGAGAACTTCCCAGTGCCTTCAAATCCTTTGCGCCTATTTTTATTCCTGTGCTTTTAATGGCGATGGAAAGCATTGTCAAACTCTCCTTTAAAGCCTCCAGCGATATGCTGTGGTACAAAGTGTTTGTTTTCTTAGGAAACCCTGCCAATGCGCTTTTTGTCGGTGTTTTGTTTGCTAGTTTATTGTTACCAAAATGGAATGAAGAGACACTTTCAGGCTGGGTGGGTGAGGGCATTAAAAGCTCAGGTGAAATTCTCATTATTACAGGTGCGGGTGGTGCTTTGGGTGCGGTGCTAAAAGCCAGTGGCATTGGTGATTATTTAGGAGCGAGCCTTCAAACCTTGAGTCTGGGTATATTTGTGCCTTTTATCATTGCAGCAGCGCTTAAAACCGCGCAAGGCTCATCTACCACAGCGCTGGTGGTGACCTCAACCATTATGTATCCACTTTTAGCAAGTCTGGGGCTTGATAGCGAGATGGGCAAAGTCTTAACTGTCATGGCGATTGGTGCGGGAGCACTTACCGTCAGTCACGCAAATGACAGCTTTTTCTGGGTCGTATCACGTTTCAGTCAGATGGATGTTCCAACGTCCTACAAAGCCTACACCATGGCAACGCTGGTTCAAGGCTTAGTTACCATTAGCATTGTGGCGATTATGTCAGTTATCTTTTTATAA
- a CDS encoding YcaO-like family protein — protein MHILSKNESLENSIASMQSILEELNFGLHFKEEKHPLNHCYSINLASTHVPNHIYSNGKGALSLASKASALGEYIERLQTNNFFIDFHLPKRAYFPDEKVFEFGEDYLNASLRALYNPHDEMSDEDFVDFNSDYEDKVVALPFISEFSNEKVYIPINILSNLYVSNGLASGNTPAEAKVQALSEIFERYVKFEIIKNGYALPLFPEEIIEQFPKLHADREALRRAGFIVDVLDASLGGKFPVTAISLINPKNNTLFVSFGAHPILEVSLERTMSELMQGRGLENLDTFEIPTFDMNLVSDSFNLEAHFIDSNGKMGFSFLGKTKSFSYSPWAYEGEGSEAEYAFLCAIVKAMGKEMYLREYTYLDFYSCQMLVPSLSEVYPIEDMVYQNRNVGKFIRNAVLSFENYEPEELLEMVEPLEDSLNMEKYLGVIFEQNFHMCDFKAQLHLLLGNEEEALAYLELSSHPLKTLLCEMLQFRLQKLKWSEYAPAFYALFGEKEVLHVKAILDKKAYFIDISLHEHYTNMLEMYDTLAHKKAKIVRYM, from the coding sequence ATGCACATTCTCTCCAAAAACGAATCGTTAGAAAATTCTATTGCCTCGATGCAATCCATTTTAGAAGAGCTCAACTTTGGGCTTCATTTTAAAGAAGAGAAGCATCCCCTCAACCACTGTTACTCTATCAATCTTGCATCCACCCATGTTCCCAATCATATCTATTCTAATGGCAAAGGCGCACTCTCACTTGCATCTAAAGCCAGCGCTTTGGGTGAATACATTGAGAGGCTTCAAACGAACAATTTTTTCATTGACTTTCATCTGCCCAAACGTGCTTATTTTCCTGATGAAAAGGTGTTTGAGTTTGGAGAAGATTATTTGAATGCTTCCTTGCGAGCACTCTACAATCCCCATGATGAGATGAGCGATGAGGACTTTGTTGATTTTAACAGCGACTATGAAGACAAAGTGGTTGCACTTCCTTTTATAAGCGAGTTTAGCAATGAGAAGGTCTACATTCCCATTAACATTTTAAGCAATCTTTATGTGAGTAACGGGCTTGCCAGTGGCAATACCCCTGCTGAAGCCAAAGTGCAAGCACTCAGTGAGATTTTTGAGCGCTATGTGAAGTTTGAGATTATTAAAAACGGCTACGCACTGCCCCTCTTCCCTGAGGAAATCATTGAGCAATTTCCAAAACTTCATGCGGATAGAGAAGCACTAAGACGTGCTGGATTTATCGTAGACGTTCTTGATGCCTCTTTGGGTGGGAAATTTCCTGTCACTGCCATTTCACTGATTAACCCAAAGAACAACACCCTTTTTGTCTCTTTTGGAGCGCATCCTATTTTAGAGGTGAGTTTAGAGAGAACGATGAGTGAGCTGATGCAAGGGCGAGGATTAGAAAATTTAGATACGTTTGAAATTCCCACCTTTGATATGAATCTGGTGAGCGATAGCTTCAATCTTGAAGCACATTTCATCGACTCTAACGGGAAAATGGGCTTTTCTTTTTTAGGTAAAACCAAAAGTTTCTCTTATAGCCCATGGGCGTATGAGGGGGAAGGCAGTGAGGCAGAATACGCCTTTTTATGCGCCATTGTTAAAGCGATGGGCAAAGAGATGTATCTTAGAGAATACACCTATTTGGATTTTTACTCCTGTCAAATGCTTGTCCCTAGCCTCTCGGAGGTTTATCCCATTGAAGATATGGTCTATCAAAACCGCAATGTGGGAAAATTTATTCGCAATGCCGTTCTCTCTTTTGAGAACTACGAGCCAGAAGAGCTGTTAGAGATGGTTGAGCCTTTGGAGGATTCTTTGAATATGGAAAAATATTTGGGGGTCATTTTTGAGCAAAACTTTCATATGTGTGACTTCAAAGCCCAACTCCACCTTCTTTTGGGAAATGAGGAAGAAGCGCTTGCGTATTTGGAGTTAAGCTCACATCCACTCAAAACACTTTTGTGTGAAATGCTCCAATTTCGCCTGCAAAAACTTAAGTGGTCTGAGTATGCTCCTGCATTTTATGCGCTTTTTGGAGAAAAAGAGGTTTTACATGTAAAGGCTATTTTAGATAAAAAAGCTTATTTTATCGATATTAGCTTACATGAGCACTACACAAATATGCTTGAAATGTACGATACCTTAGCGCACAAAAAAGCAAAAATAGTACGTTACATGTAA
- a CDS encoding SPFH domain-containing protein — protein sequence MNQLDLSLSFFVILLLAGAYLLYQMIRIVPQGEEWVVERLGKFHIILKPGLNFLIPILDQVQVKLNTKELIQQMKAQEVITKDNAVVIISAVVFYKISEPAKAVYSIDNFELAVANMAATTLRSVIGNMELDASLSGREAIKASVSEKISDHLEQWGLSLTAVEVQDIRPSDNLQEAMEKQAAAEREKKALIMKAEGEKQAAIAKAEGLKQSMILEAEGKLEASRKEAQAKVALANGDKEAMEAITSQIKNGDAPSYLLAQRYLDSVHALANSANSKVVFIPSDLKHSLEGVAGNLSTLFSTLK from the coding sequence ATGAACCAACTCGACCTTAGTCTCTCATTTTTTGTTATTTTACTTTTAGCGGGAGCTTATTTGCTCTACCAAATGATTCGCATTGTGCCACAAGGTGAAGAGTGGGTGGTGGAACGACTGGGGAAATTTCATATCATTTTAAAACCAGGGCTTAATTTTTTAATTCCTATTTTAGATCAGGTGCAAGTCAAACTGAACACCAAAGAGCTGATTCAACAGATGAAAGCGCAAGAGGTCATTACCAAAGATAACGCTGTGGTGATTATTAGTGCGGTGGTCTTTTACAAAATCAGTGAGCCTGCTAAAGCGGTTTATTCCATTGATAATTTTGAATTAGCCGTGGCAAATATGGCAGCAACGACGCTTCGCTCCGTCATTGGAAATATGGAACTCGATGCCTCACTTTCAGGCAGAGAAGCCATTAAAGCCTCCGTCTCAGAGAAGATAAGTGACCACTTGGAACAGTGGGGCTTATCGCTTACAGCTGTTGAAGTTCAAGACATTCGCCCCAGCGATAATCTGCAAGAAGCGATGGAAAAACAAGCTGCCGCAGAGCGAGAGAAAAAAGCGCTCATTATGAAAGCAGAGGGTGAAAAACAAGCTGCTATTGCCAAAGCGGAGGGCTTAAAACAATCCATGATTTTAGAAGCGGAGGGAAAACTAGAAGCCTCACGCAAAGAAGCGCAGGCAAAAGTCGCCCTTGCCAATGGAGATAAAGAAGCGATGGAAGCCATTACCTCACAAATCAAAAATGGCGATGCGCCCAGTTACCTTTTAGCCCAACGCTACCTTGATAGTGTGCATGCCTTAGCCAACTCCGCAAACAGCAAAGTGGTCTTTATACCCTCCGATTTAAAACACTCACTAGAGGGCGTTGCGGGTAATCTTAGCACGCTTTTTTCAACATTAAAATAA